The following coding sequences lie in one Kribbella sp. NBC_00709 genomic window:
- a CDS encoding MarR family winged helix-turn-helix transcriptional regulator yields the protein MASSAGSPLRNGASAAAIVCGQPRASKLVAGAVSAGLVRREADQADGRRTNLVLTADGRRQLDVVHGFRRERFAAAMEDWTADERKVFADLLARFVTALDR from the coding sequence GTGGCGAGCTCGGCCGGGTCGCCGCTCAGGAACGGCGCCAGCGCCGCCGCGATCGTCTGCGGCCAGCCCCGTGCGAGCAAGCTGGTCGCCGGCGCGGTCTCGGCCGGCCTGGTACGGCGGGAGGCCGACCAGGCGGACGGCCGTCGTACCAACCTTGTGCTCACGGCGGACGGCCGGCGGCAACTGGATGTCGTCCACGGCTTCCGCCGGGAGCGGTTCGCCGCGGCGATGGAAGACTGGACGGCCGACGAACGAAAGGTGTTCGCGGACCTGCTCGCCCGCTTCGTGACCGCGTTGGACCGCTAG
- a CDS encoding GNAT family N-acetyltransferase, with product MRAVDCVGALIRDERHRVYLQRRTAARRLFPETWDIVGGHLEPGETPEEALAREVEEETGWKVRDIVWPVADWEWEWQGRVRRELDYLITVDGDLSRPRLEAGKHDASAWAGPDDLDLLMVNRTDGDRRLRDLVAHAVRTRFTDRLRLEPITGPNGVLPGHAADLAELFADPWVARWYDAHWSPEQIAQQVANIQVGWERDSVNKWIAYERSGALAGRGGLSRMPADSPAVAAITELVGPEWAADRLELGWALKESARGRGLASEIGRAGLDFAFSTLGAQAVIAFTERVNTASQAVMKRLGMRYAGEIRAEGWAEGSPDVQPDAPFAVYVADPSVRRHEVDEVLAAATQWAEGQPEVRGLAMVGSWARDAARMTSDVDLVLLTDVPEKYLADDEWLTAFGAVAVVRRQQWGPYLTEVRIARASGLEIELGVTATAWANLDPVDAGTRRVVSDGMRILHDPDGTFADLQRACRGPEADI from the coding sequence ATGCGTGCGGTCGACTGTGTGGGTGCTCTGATCCGGGACGAGCGGCATCGCGTCTATCTGCAGCGGCGTACGGCTGCGCGTCGGTTGTTTCCTGAGACCTGGGACATCGTCGGCGGGCATCTGGAGCCGGGTGAGACGCCGGAGGAGGCGTTGGCGCGGGAGGTCGAGGAGGAGACCGGCTGGAAGGTCCGCGACATCGTCTGGCCCGTCGCCGACTGGGAGTGGGAGTGGCAGGGCCGGGTACGGCGGGAGCTCGACTACCTGATCACCGTCGACGGGGACCTCAGCCGGCCCCGGCTCGAAGCCGGCAAGCACGACGCATCAGCGTGGGCCGGACCGGACGACCTGGACCTGTTGATGGTGAACCGGACCGACGGCGACCGCCGGCTTCGGGACCTGGTGGCGCACGCGGTCCGGACCAGGTTCACCGACCGCCTCCGACTCGAGCCGATCACCGGACCCAACGGTGTCCTGCCCGGACATGCGGCGGACCTGGCGGAACTGTTCGCCGATCCGTGGGTGGCCCGCTGGTACGACGCCCACTGGTCACCGGAGCAGATCGCGCAGCAGGTCGCGAACATCCAGGTGGGTTGGGAGCGGGACTCGGTCAACAAGTGGATCGCGTACGAGAGGTCGGGTGCGCTGGCTGGTCGGGGCGGACTGTCCCGCATGCCCGCTGACTCGCCGGCCGTCGCAGCCATCACCGAGCTCGTCGGACCGGAATGGGCGGCCGACCGGCTCGAGCTCGGCTGGGCCTTGAAGGAGTCGGCGCGTGGACGCGGGCTCGCGAGCGAGATCGGCCGCGCCGGGCTGGACTTCGCCTTCAGCACGCTCGGCGCCCAGGCCGTCATCGCCTTCACCGAGCGCGTCAACACCGCGTCCCAAGCGGTGATGAAGCGGCTCGGGATGCGGTACGCCGGTGAGATCCGCGCGGAGGGCTGGGCGGAAGGCTCACCCGACGTACAGCCCGATGCGCCGTTCGCCGTCTATGTCGCCGATCCGTCGGTACGGCGGCACGAGGTGGACGAGGTCCTCGCCGCAGCGACCCAGTGGGCGGAGGGTCAGCCCGAGGTCCGCGGGTTGGCGATGGTCGGATCCTGGGCGCGGGATGCGGCTCGGATGACCTCGGATGTGGATCTGGTCCTGTTGACCGACGTACCGGAGAAGTATCTGGCGGACGACGAGTGGCTGACGGCGTTCGGGGCTGTTGCCGTCGTACGGCGGCAGCAGTGGGGCCCGTACTTGACAGAGGTCCGGATCGCGCGGGCGTCCGGTCTCGAGATCGAGCTCGGTGTCACGGCGACGGCCTGGGCCAACCTCGATCCGGTCGACGCTGGCACCCGGCGAGTGGTCAGCGACGGGATGCGCATCCTGCACGACCCGGACGGGACCTTCGCCGACCTCCAGCGCGCCTGCCGCGGACCCGAAGCGGACATCTAA
- a CDS encoding MDR family MFS transporter translates to MTTERIDRTSVGLRSERGPILLAVMLSVGLVAIDATILATAVPSVVDDLGGFTQFPWLFSIYLLAQAVSVPIYGKLADQRGRKPMMLLGVGLFILGSVLCGFAWSMPALIAFRLIQGLGAGAIQPIGMTIVGDIYTVAERAKVQGYIASVWGISSFVGPTLGGVFSDYISWRWIFFVNIPLGMAAAWVLVRRFQEKVATKTSHQIDYAGGILLAVGGSLLLLGLLEGGVMWDWDSTSSIVILAAAVVLLTTFVLVERRAAEPILPLWVLGQRVLNSANSAALLIGLLMIGLSTYVPLYAQSVLGTSALVAGFALAAMTLGWPIAASFAGRIYLRVGFRTTMLMGAIIVVLGSGLLLTVGSGSSVLHLAAACFVIGVGLGFSASPSVVAAQSSVDWQTRGVVTGANMFSRSVGSAVGVAVFGAVANGVVAARLGGDHEDLEKLPSDVLAPAIHDVYYGAAIAAVLLVAAVTFMPNRVAERPLANR, encoded by the coding sequence ATGACTACTGAGCGGATCGACCGGACGAGTGTGGGGCTTCGGTCCGAGCGGGGACCGATCCTGCTGGCGGTGATGCTGAGCGTCGGGCTGGTCGCGATCGACGCGACGATCCTGGCCACCGCCGTACCGTCCGTCGTCGACGACCTCGGCGGGTTCACGCAGTTCCCCTGGCTGTTCTCGATCTACCTGCTCGCGCAGGCCGTGTCGGTGCCGATCTACGGCAAGCTCGCCGACCAGCGCGGGCGGAAGCCGATGATGCTGCTCGGCGTCGGGCTGTTCATCCTCGGGTCGGTGCTCTGCGGGTTCGCCTGGAGCATGCCGGCGCTGATCGCGTTCCGGCTGATCCAGGGGCTCGGCGCGGGGGCGATCCAGCCGATCGGGATGACGATCGTCGGCGACATCTACACGGTCGCGGAGCGGGCCAAGGTGCAGGGCTACATCGCCAGCGTCTGGGGCATCTCGTCGTTCGTCGGACCGACGCTGGGCGGCGTGTTCTCGGACTACATCTCCTGGCGGTGGATCTTCTTCGTGAACATCCCGCTCGGGATGGCGGCCGCCTGGGTGCTGGTACGCCGGTTCCAGGAGAAGGTCGCGACCAAGACCAGCCACCAGATCGACTACGCCGGCGGGATCCTGCTCGCGGTCGGCGGTTCGCTGCTGCTGCTCGGGCTGCTCGAGGGCGGCGTGATGTGGGACTGGGATTCGACGTCGAGCATCGTGATCCTGGCCGCAGCCGTCGTCCTGCTGACCACGTTCGTCCTCGTCGAGCGCCGGGCCGCCGAGCCGATCCTGCCGTTGTGGGTGCTCGGGCAACGAGTACTCAACTCGGCGAACTCGGCCGCGTTGCTGATCGGGTTGCTGATGATCGGACTGTCGACGTACGTGCCGCTGTATGCGCAGAGCGTCCTCGGTACGTCGGCACTTGTCGCCGGATTCGCGCTGGCAGCCATGACATTGGGCTGGCCGATCGCTGCTTCGTTTGCCGGACGGATCTATCTGCGCGTCGGCTTCCGCACCACGATGCTGATGGGCGCGATCATCGTCGTACTCGGCTCCGGACTGCTGCTGACGGTCGGGTCCGGCAGTTCTGTGCTGCACCTGGCCGCGGCGTGCTTCGTGATCGGCGTCGGCCTCGGCTTCTCCGCATCGCCTTCGGTTGTGGCGGCACAGTCGTCGGTGGACTGGCAGACGCGTGGCGTGGTGACCGGCGCCAACATGTTCTCCCGCTCGGTCGGCAGCGCGGTCGGTGTCGCGGTATTCGGTGCCGTGGCCAACGGTGTGGTGGCTGCCCGTCTCGGCGGCGACCACGAGGACCTGGAGAAGCTGCCGAGCGACGTCCTAGCCCCTGCGATCCACGACGTGTACTACGGCGCCGCGATCGCCGCCGTACTCCTGGTAGCCGCCGTCACCTTCATGCCGAACCGCGTCGCCGAACGCCCCCTGGCCAACCGCTGA
- a CDS encoding NACHT domain-containing protein → MRDGLVRAVVLVVTVSLTLVLLPIAINVGTGGTAPAFLEPYVGWAWPLTGVLWAAAIVTAMIEVRSRRLPVVSSRSADQPRNRPNALARIDRYLSERRAGSLASRTRIALALDEHPDAVVRPYDLLVQPLDHAPRRVPNEADIANVFDELQDSMLILGAPGAGKTTLLLELARNLSEQAHADENLPIPVLVDLAGWTAPSTRQSDDDPADSALLAAFVRWLLYELSDRYGIPAPVGRTWLRDGRLALLLDGLDEIDEPDRAKLAPVLEELRRNYLVGQVAVTCRTHDYERLPHQLKLYGAVHIRPLTRQQVLDYFAAVGTALDGARTAIEQDDELWDLVNSPLMLNVMILAYQGRAPEDVLAGGVADQRRELFDTYICEVLARNRKTARQYDSKTAVRRLWCLAWWTRSRAGDRTAVPRWMTPNGWFGLSLPDVDYLTHAVCLPALFAALTAGATLVMIAQYGALAGLAVAGATLLLVHLRPHPWQRLTGSAPDRGLLFALVLLSSTAVTVLVTVAALGLVELLTAKVALTVEAVVIAGSYAVEFVIFHDNSRRLLLALRLAVVVAASWITLSLGDGTAFACGLAVGLLIAQAIRMVKSLPSDHLSATPDKGWRMDPWVGGGAVAAFLVALVLGADLASPQLEAVAGILVGTVAAKPWRRRPPVLAGPLSRLLHDSLLRWTGYVPWHRSAFLRYAADRYVLARTGRGQYAFIHLLVRDHLAECAPDELAAKVDRRIAERAARR, encoded by the coding sequence ATGCGGGACGGTCTGGTGCGAGCCGTCGTGCTCGTGGTGACCGTCTCGCTCACGCTGGTCCTGCTGCCGATCGCGATCAACGTGGGCACCGGCGGGACCGCGCCGGCCTTCCTCGAGCCGTACGTCGGCTGGGCCTGGCCGCTGACCGGAGTCCTGTGGGCGGCCGCGATCGTCACCGCGATGATCGAGGTCCGCAGCCGCCGGCTTCCGGTCGTCTCCAGCCGCAGCGCAGACCAGCCGCGCAACCGCCCGAACGCGCTCGCCCGTATCGACCGCTACCTGTCCGAGCGCCGGGCCGGCTCACTCGCGTCGCGGACCCGTATCGCACTGGCTCTGGACGAGCACCCGGACGCGGTGGTCCGTCCGTACGATCTGCTGGTCCAGCCGCTCGACCACGCGCCGAGGCGGGTGCCGAACGAGGCGGACATCGCGAACGTCTTCGACGAACTCCAGGACTCCATGCTGATTCTCGGCGCACCGGGCGCCGGCAAGACCACGCTGCTCCTGGAGCTCGCCCGGAACCTCTCCGAGCAAGCACACGCCGACGAGAACCTGCCGATCCCGGTCCTGGTCGATCTGGCCGGCTGGACCGCACCGTCGACCCGCCAGAGCGATGACGACCCGGCCGACAGCGCACTGCTCGCTGCCTTCGTCCGCTGGTTGCTGTACGAGCTCAGCGACCGCTACGGGATCCCAGCACCGGTTGGACGTACCTGGTTGCGCGACGGCCGTCTGGCCCTCCTGCTCGACGGTCTCGACGAGATCGACGAACCGGACCGCGCCAAACTTGCACCGGTCCTGGAGGAGCTGCGCCGCAACTATCTGGTCGGCCAGGTCGCAGTGACCTGCCGCACGCACGACTACGAACGCCTCCCCCACCAGCTCAAGCTGTACGGCGCTGTGCACATCAGACCGCTCACCAGACAACAGGTGCTCGACTACTTCGCCGCGGTCGGCACAGCGTTGGACGGTGCTCGGACAGCGATCGAGCAGGACGACGAGCTCTGGGATCTGGTCAACTCACCGCTGATGCTCAACGTCATGATCCTGGCGTACCAGGGCCGGGCTCCGGAGGACGTGCTCGCCGGTGGGGTCGCCGACCAGCGGCGTGAGCTGTTCGACACCTACATCTGCGAGGTCCTGGCCCGGAATCGCAAGACTGCAAGGCAGTACGACTCCAAGACCGCAGTACGACGGCTGTGGTGCCTGGCGTGGTGGACGCGCAGCCGTGCGGGCGACCGTACCGCCGTACCGCGGTGGATGACACCGAACGGCTGGTTCGGATTGTCGCTGCCGGACGTGGACTACCTGACGCACGCGGTCTGCCTACCGGCGCTGTTTGCCGCACTCACTGCGGGCGCCACGCTGGTCATGATCGCGCAGTACGGCGCACTCGCCGGATTGGCTGTTGCCGGAGCCACTCTCCTGCTCGTCCATCTGAGACCGCACCCATGGCAGCGGCTGACCGGAAGCGCACCGGACCGCGGGCTGCTGTTCGCCCTGGTGTTGCTGTCGAGCACAGCGGTCACCGTCCTGGTGACCGTAGCCGCGCTGGGTCTGGTCGAACTACTGACAGCCAAGGTTGCGCTCACTGTGGAAGCTGTCGTGATCGCCGGCTCGTACGCCGTCGAGTTCGTCATCTTCCACGACAACTCGCGTCGGCTGCTGCTCGCCCTGCGGCTGGCCGTGGTGGTGGCGGCCAGTTGGATCACGCTGAGCCTCGGCGACGGCACTGCCTTCGCCTGTGGACTGGCGGTCGGGCTACTCATTGCCCAGGCCATTCGGATGGTGAAGTCGCTGCCCAGTGATCACCTGTCCGCCACACCCGACAAGGGATGGCGGATGGACCCGTGGGTCGGCGGTGGGGCCGTCGCCGCATTCCTCGTCGCCCTGGTCCTCGGAGCGGACCTGGCATCGCCACAACTGGAGGCGGTCGCCGGCATCCTGGTCGGCACTGTCGCCGCGAAGCCCTGGCGCCGTCGGCCACCTGTCCTCGCCGGACCGCTGTCGCGACTGCTCCACGACTCACTGCTCCGCTGGACCGGGTACGTACCGTGGCACCGCAGCGCCTTCCTCCGGTACGCCGCCGACCGCTACGTGCTCGCCCGCACCGGGCGCGGTCAGTACGCGTTCATCCACCTGCTCGTTCGCGATCACCTGGCCGAATGCGCTCCGGACGAACTCGCGGCGAAGGTCGACCGCCGGATCGCGGAGCGCGCCGCCCGTCGGTGA
- a CDS encoding MFS transporter encodes MRRLRPIGLMATGHACVDIYQGSVPALVPFLVAERGLGYVAVSGITLAATLLSSVVQPVFGVLTDRRPLTWLIPVAMTTAGLGIALIGVGHTYLLTWLAAALSGLGVAAYHPEAARMARVVSGGSHVGMSWFSVGGNVGFALAPVLVTPVIAAGGLSLTPVLVVPALFGAAITSWAIRSRVTDAVTRGRVEGADDWPSFLRLSAIMICRSIVFVGLGTFIALYAGQRVGGGTTTGGIALFILFAAGALGTLIGGRLATRHGRVRTLRASYAVAVPAIACLVFVPGPAFFGFLGVTAIAMSIPFSLHVTLGQDFLPGRVGTAGGMTLGLAVSIGGVATPVLGTIAEHTSLQLALSTLIALVVCCSLIGYAIAEPVTDGRRAPRSGGRPSPRVRPERIRPGDRERAGG; translated from the coding sequence GTGAGAAGACTTCGACCGATCGGACTGATGGCGACCGGCCACGCCTGCGTGGACATCTACCAGGGCAGCGTGCCCGCACTGGTGCCGTTCCTGGTCGCCGAGCGCGGCCTCGGGTACGTCGCCGTGTCCGGCATCACCTTGGCCGCGACCCTGCTCTCGTCGGTCGTCCAGCCGGTGTTCGGCGTACTCACCGACCGGCGTCCGCTGACCTGGCTGATCCCGGTCGCGATGACCACGGCCGGGCTCGGCATCGCCTTGATCGGGGTCGGTCACACCTACTTGCTGACCTGGCTCGCGGCCGCATTGTCCGGGCTCGGCGTAGCGGCGTACCACCCGGAGGCGGCCCGGATGGCCCGCGTCGTGAGCGGCGGCAGCCATGTCGGGATGAGCTGGTTCTCGGTCGGCGGGAACGTAGGGTTTGCGCTCGCACCGGTCCTGGTCACGCCGGTCATCGCCGCCGGCGGGCTGTCGCTGACGCCAGTGCTCGTCGTACCCGCGCTCTTCGGCGCCGCCATCACCTCCTGGGCGATCCGCTCGCGCGTCACCGACGCGGTCACTCGCGGACGGGTCGAAGGGGCCGACGACTGGCCGTCGTTCCTCCGGTTGTCGGCGATCATGATCTGCCGGTCGATCGTGTTCGTCGGTCTCGGCACCTTCATCGCGCTGTACGCCGGCCAGCGCGTCGGCGGCGGTACGACGACCGGCGGCATCGCACTGTTCATCCTGTTCGCGGCCGGCGCGCTCGGCACCTTGATCGGCGGCCGGCTCGCCACCCGGCACGGGCGGGTCCGCACGCTGCGCGCGTCGTACGCCGTCGCCGTACCTGCGATCGCCTGCCTGGTGTTCGTCCCCGGCCCGGCGTTCTTCGGATTCCTCGGCGTGACCGCGATCGCGATGTCGATCCCGTTCTCCCTGCACGTGACGCTCGGGCAGGACTTCCTCCCGGGACGCGTCGGTACCGCGGGCGGGATGACCCTCGGTCTTGCCGTCAGCATCGGCGGGGTCGCCACCCCGGTCCTCGGCACGATCGCTGAGCACACGTCACTGCAACTCGCCTTGAGCACGCTGATCGCACTGGTTGTGTGCTGCAGCCTGATCGGGTACGCGATCGCCGAGCCGGTCACCGACGGGCGGCGCGCTCCGCGATCCGGCGGTCGACCTTCGCCGCGAGTTCGTCCGGAGCGCATTCGGCCAGGTGATCGCGAACGAGCAGGTGGATGA
- a CDS encoding AraC family transcriptional regulator → MPEIRQRPATTGHRPIEAGGGIEAHWHDRHQIVYAGRGVLSVTTDAGSWVVPATRAIWVPAGTIHQHRAYGETTLHTVGLEQNPLGLKAPSALVVSPLLRELILTYTSDEDESAERRRLHAVLLDQLRRSPQRPTYLPTPRDARLVAVCDMLRDDPADARTLTDLGRLVGASERTLSRLCKADLGMTFPQWRTQLRLHEALRLLAEGESVTRVAHQTGWASASAFIDTFRRAFGHTPGSRRA, encoded by the coding sequence ATGCCGGAAATCCGCCAACGTCCCGCAACCACCGGCCACCGCCCGATCGAGGCCGGCGGCGGCATCGAGGCGCACTGGCACGACCGCCACCAGATCGTGTACGCCGGTCGCGGCGTCCTGTCGGTCACCACCGACGCCGGCAGTTGGGTAGTCCCCGCCACGAGAGCCATCTGGGTCCCAGCCGGCACCATCCACCAACACCGCGCCTACGGCGAAACCACCCTCCACACGGTGGGACTGGAGCAGAACCCGCTCGGCTTGAAGGCTCCATCGGCCCTGGTGGTCAGCCCACTGCTCCGCGAACTGATCCTCACCTACACCTCTGATGAGGATGAGTCTGCCGAGCGTCGGCGGTTGCATGCCGTCTTGCTCGATCAGCTCCGGCGGTCACCCCAGCGGCCGACCTATTTGCCGACGCCGCGCGATGCACGGCTGGTTGCCGTCTGCGACATGCTGCGCGATGACCCCGCCGATGCGAGGACACTGACCGACCTCGGGCGGCTAGTAGGTGCGAGTGAGCGGACTCTGAGTCGACTGTGCAAAGCGGACCTCGGGATGACCTTCCCGCAGTGGCGGACTCAGTTGCGGCTGCACGAGGCCCTCAGACTGCTCGCCGAAGGGGAGTCAGTCACCAGAGTGGCGCACCAGACCGGTTGGGCGTCGGCCAGTGCGTTCATCGACACGTTCCGGCGCGCCTTCGGTCACACACCGGGCTCGCGCAGGGCCTGA
- a CDS encoding TetR/AcrR family transcriptional regulator → MSEVLKAPQQDRSRATRQRLLAAAVDSLAEVGYAATTVSVVATRAGVSRGAAQHHFPTRADLFAAAVEYMTEVRLAEIRAQAAALPSGAGRTEAIVGMLADVYTGPLFRAALHLWVAASTEDALRRQIVRLESHVGRQAHRALLEVLEVSERTPGVRETVQGVLDMARGLGLADLLTDDSARRRGIVRQWSRILDQALREPGV, encoded by the coding sequence GTGAGTGAGGTGCTCAAGGCGCCGCAGCAGGACCGTTCGCGGGCGACGCGGCAGCGGTTGCTGGCGGCGGCTGTCGACTCGCTCGCCGAGGTCGGGTACGCCGCGACGACGGTGAGCGTCGTGGCGACCCGGGCCGGGGTGTCGCGCGGGGCCGCGCAGCATCACTTCCCGACCCGGGCCGATCTGTTCGCGGCGGCGGTCGAGTACATGACCGAGGTGCGGTTGGCGGAGATTCGGGCGCAGGCGGCCGCGTTGCCGAGCGGGGCCGGGCGGACCGAGGCGATCGTCGGGATGCTGGCCGACGTGTACACCGGGCCGTTGTTCCGGGCCGCCTTGCATCTCTGGGTGGCGGCGTCGACCGAGGACGCGCTGCGGCGGCAGATCGTCCGGCTGGAGTCGCATGTCGGGCGGCAGGCACACCGGGCGTTGCTGGAGGTGCTGGAGGTCAGCGAGCGGACGCCGGGCGTGCGGGAGACCGTGCAGGGGGTGCTGGACATGGCGCGCGGTCTGGGGCTGGCTGACCTGCTGACCGATGACAGCGCGCGGCGACGCGGGATCGTACGGCAGTGGAGCCGGATCCTGGATCAGGCCCTGCGCGAGCCCGGTGTGTGA
- a CDS encoding AMP-binding protein, with protein sequence MIITSEFPPVEVLDVPIHDAVLGRAQEYGDRPAMVDGITGKELSYAQLDHMTRRVAAGLAELGIRHGDVIALYSPNTILYPVVFYGATRAGATVTTVNALYTADELHKQLIDSKAKLLVTISLFLPVATAAIEGTDVSEIFVCDQAEGYRSVLELLASTAPEPEVTIDPAEDVAVLPYSSGTTGAAKGVMLTHRNIGTNISQAEVMITLEEEERIIAILPFFHIYGLSVLMNLPLRLGATVVVLPKFELQQFLTTLDQQRITRAFVAPPVVLALAKHPAVDGVDLSALKHVTSAAAPLDGELAEACAKRLGLHAVLQAYGMTELSPGTHAVPQDDPEPPPGAVGKLFPSTEMRLVGADGNDTGEGEIWIRGPQVMKGYLGRPAETDATIDPDGWLHTGDIGRVDARGYLYVVDRVKELIKYHGYQVPPAELEAVLLTDDRIADAAVIGVNADGNEVPKAFVVPMPGAELTEADVMEYVGARVAPYKKIRQVEFIDAVPKAASGKILRRELRAREAARE encoded by the coding sequence ATGATCATCACCAGCGAGTTCCCGCCCGTCGAGGTGCTCGACGTACCGATCCACGACGCCGTTCTCGGCAGAGCCCAGGAGTACGGCGACCGGCCGGCGATGGTCGACGGCATCACCGGCAAGGAGCTCAGCTACGCCCAGCTGGACCACATGACCCGTCGCGTCGCGGCCGGGCTGGCCGAGCTCGGGATCCGGCACGGTGACGTGATCGCGCTCTACAGCCCGAACACGATTCTGTACCCGGTGGTGTTCTACGGCGCCACCCGCGCCGGCGCGACCGTCACCACGGTGAACGCGCTCTACACCGCGGACGAGCTGCACAAGCAGTTGATCGACTCGAAAGCGAAGTTGCTGGTGACGATTTCGCTGTTCCTGCCGGTCGCGACCGCGGCCATCGAGGGTACGGACGTCTCGGAGATCTTCGTCTGCGACCAGGCCGAGGGGTACCGCTCGGTCCTGGAGCTGCTCGCCTCGACGGCCCCTGAGCCTGAGGTGACGATCGATCCGGCCGAGGACGTGGCGGTGCTGCCGTACTCCAGCGGCACCACCGGCGCGGCCAAGGGCGTGATGCTCACCCACCGGAACATCGGGACGAACATCTCGCAGGCCGAGGTGATGATCACGCTCGAGGAGGAGGAGCGGATCATCGCGATCCTGCCGTTCTTCCACATCTACGGGCTGTCCGTGCTGATGAACCTGCCGCTGCGGCTCGGCGCGACCGTCGTCGTCCTGCCGAAGTTCGAGCTGCAGCAGTTCCTGACCACGCTGGATCAGCAGCGGATCACCCGGGCGTTCGTCGCGCCGCCGGTCGTGCTGGCGCTGGCCAAGCACCCGGCCGTGGACGGCGTCGACCTGTCCGCCTTGAAACACGTGACGTCCGCGGCGGCGCCGTTGGACGGTGAGCTGGCCGAGGCGTGCGCCAAGCGGCTCGGGTTGCACGCCGTACTGCAGGCCTACGGGATGACCGAGTTGTCGCCGGGGACGCACGCCGTACCGCAGGACGACCCGGAGCCGCCGCCGGGTGCGGTCGGCAAGCTGTTCCCGTCGACCGAGATGCGGCTGGTCGGTGCCGATGGCAACGATACGGGCGAGGGCGAGATCTGGATCCGCGGGCCGCAGGTGATGAAGGGGTACCTCGGACGCCCGGCCGAGACCGACGCGACCATCGACCCGGACGGCTGGCTGCACACCGGCGACATCGGCCGGGTGGACGCGCGTGGCTACCTGTACGTCGTGGATCGGGTGAAGGAACTGATCAAGTACCACGGGTACCAGGTGCCGCCGGCCGAGCTCGAGGCGGTGCTGCTCACCGACGACCGGATCGCGGACGCGGCCGTGATCGGGGTCAATGCCGACGGCAACGAAGTACCGAAGGCGTTCGTGGTGCCGATGCCTGGTGCCGAGCTGACGGAGGCTGACGTGATGGAGTACGTCGGCGCGCGGGTGGCGCCGTACAAGAAGATCCGGCAGGTGGAGTTCATCGACGCGGTGCCGAAGGCGGCGTCGGGGAAGATCCTGCGGCGTGAGCTCCGGGCCCGCGAGGCCGCGCGTGAGTGA
- a CDS encoding acyl-CoA dehydrogenase family protein: MSFVESEERQELRKVVGELGKKYGYEWFNQQARSGGHTTELWLEAGKLGYLGVNLPEQYGGGGGGMADLSIVLEELGAAGCGLLMMVVSPSICGTVISRFGTDDQKQQWLPGLADGTTIMAFAITEPDAGSNSHQITTTARRTDDGWSLTGRKVFISGLDVAKAVLVVGRTEDARTGKLKPALFIVPIDAPGVEFQQIEMDLISPDKQFTLFLDAVQLPREALVGSEDAALMQLFAGLNPERIMASAFAIGIARHALDKATAYVKERQVWKAPIGAHQGLAHPLAQIKIELELARLMMQKAAALYDAGDDMGAGEAANMAKYAAGEVAVRATDQAVQSLGGNGMTKEYGVASLVAAARATRIAPVSREMILNFVAQHSLGLPKSY; encoded by the coding sequence ATGAGCTTCGTCGAGTCCGAAGAACGCCAGGAACTGCGCAAGGTCGTCGGGGAGCTGGGGAAGAAGTACGGCTACGAGTGGTTCAACCAGCAGGCACGATCCGGCGGGCACACGACCGAGCTGTGGCTGGAGGCCGGCAAGCTCGGGTATCTCGGCGTCAACCTCCCGGAGCAGTACGGCGGTGGAGGCGGCGGCATGGCCGACCTGTCGATCGTGCTCGAGGAGCTCGGCGCGGCCGGCTGCGGGCTGCTGATGATGGTCGTGTCGCCGTCGATCTGCGGCACCGTGATCTCCCGCTTCGGCACCGACGACCAGAAGCAGCAGTGGCTGCCCGGCCTGGCCGACGGTACGACGATCATGGCGTTCGCGATCACCGAGCCCGACGCCGGATCGAACTCGCACCAGATCACCACGACCGCCCGCCGGACCGACGACGGCTGGTCGCTGACCGGGCGCAAGGTGTTCATCTCCGGACTCGACGTGGCGAAGGCGGTCCTGGTCGTCGGCCGGACCGAAGACGCTCGCACCGGCAAGCTGAAGCCGGCACTGTTCATCGTGCCGATCGACGCGCCGGGCGTGGAGTTCCAGCAGATCGAGATGGACCTGATCAGCCCGGACAAGCAGTTCACGCTGTTCCTGGACGCCGTACAGCTCCCGCGCGAGGCGCTCGTCGGTTCCGAGGACGCCGCGCTGATGCAGCTGTTCGCGGGCCTCAACCCGGAGCGGATCATGGCATCGGCGTTCGCGATCGGGATCGCGCGGCACGCGCTCGACAAGGCCACGGCGTACGTCAAGGAACGCCAGGTCTGGAAGGCCCCGATCGGCGCTCACCAGGGTCTCGCGCATCCGCTCGCGCAGATCAAGATCGAGCTCGAGCTGGCCCGCCTGATGATGCAGAAGGCCGCGGCGCTGTACGACGCGGGCGACGACATGGGCGCCGGCGAGGCCGCGAACATGGCGAAGTACGCCGCCGGTGAGGTCGCCGTACGGGCCACCGACCAGGCCGTCCAGTCGCTCGGCGGCAACGGCATGACCAAGGAGTACGGCGTCGCGTCGCTCGTCGCGGCCGCCCGCGCGACCCGGATCGCACCGGTCAGCCGGGAGATGATCCTGAATTTCGTAGCACAGCACAGCCTCGGACTGCCCAAGTCGTACTAA